A section of the Saccopteryx leptura isolate mSacLep1 chromosome 4, mSacLep1_pri_phased_curated, whole genome shotgun sequence genome encodes:
- the NME3 gene encoding nucleoside diphosphate kinase 3, producing the protein MICLLLTIFASLFAAACSGVQERTFLAVKPDGVQRRLVGEIVRRFERKGFKLVALKLVQASEELLREHYAELRERPFYGRLVKYMGSGPVVAMVWQGLDVVRASRALIGATDPADSQPGTVRGDFCIEVGKNVIHGSDSVESARREIALWFQPNELLCWEDNTEHWLYE; encoded by the exons ATGATCTGCTTGCTGCTGACCATCTTCGCCAGCCTCTTCGCAGCGG CCTGCTCTGGCGTACAAGAGCGCACCTTCCTGGCCGTGAAGCCCGACGGCGTACAGCGGCGGCTCGTGGGCGAGATTGTGCGGCGCTTCGAGAGGAAGGGCTTCAAGCTGGTGGCGCTGAAGCTGGTGCAG GCGTCGGAGGAGCTGCTGCGCGAGCACTACGCCGAGCTGCGTGAGCGCCCCTTCTACGGCCGCCTGGTCAAGTACATGGGGTCTGGGCCCGTAGTGGCCATG GTTTGGCAGGGACTGGACGTCGTGCGCGCCTCGCGGGCGCTAATTGGGGCCACGGATCCGGCGGACTCCCAGCCAGGCACTGTCCGCGGGGACTTCTGCATCGAGGTCGGCAA GAATGTAATTCATGGCAGCGACTCTGTGGAGAGCGCCCGCCGTGAGATCGCGCTCTGGTTCCAGCCCAACGAGCTGCTCTGCTGGGAGGATAACAC